The genomic interval aaggtAGTCTATAtattagatagatagatagatagatagatagatagatagatagatagatagatagatagatagatagatagatagatagatagatagatagatagatagatagatagatagatagacagatatagatagatagatagattagatagataaatagatacataaatagatagatagatagatagatagatagatcgATCACCTACCGGGTGattatcgctctctctctccctctctctctctctctctctctgtctctcactctctctctctgtctgtctctctctcacttacacacacacacacacacacacacaccgcgaTAGGACAGCGCGCGAGGATGGCACGGGCAGATATGATAGGAAGCGAGAACTAGAACGAGAGAGATAAAGGGATAGGAAGGGAGGGATAGGCAGAGAAGAGCAGCAATAACAGGAAACACCGCGCGCTGGACATTCAGAGCCGGTGCTCGCACTGACCAGGGCGAACAGAAGACCAGAGAAGAGGCAACAAATAAAAACGAAAAGAGGAACATTAGAACTACAATACTATCTGGTTTTACTCACGCGCGAAGAGAGAGTCGAATCGTTTCCGTGCAAGGGGTTATCCAATCGAGTAAGTTATAAACAGTCAATAGTAAATTCTACTTTTGATTTGTCACACTGTCCGTTTGTCCTTTGCGGTGTAATTGCACTaccaccagtgtgtgtgtgtgtgtgtgtgtgtgtgtgtgtgcgcgcatgtgtgtgtgtgggtgcatgtgtatgggtgtgttttggtgtgtggtgcgctgtgtgtgtgtgttagttcgTGTGGGTCCGCCAGTCCGTCCATGTTTATGTAGGCTAGCCTATTATCAACTGCGACATACGTGAACCGACAATTAATGGGTGCCCGCTGCTGCTCGCGCGTGAACCAGGACGAGAGAGCGGAACCGGACTCCTGTTCTGGCGCGGGGGACAGATGTTTCTAACCGCGCGGAAGCCTCAAAGGGAGTCTGACCTTTTAATCTAACAACAAAGGTTACTTTCATAATAAAGTACATTACTGATCGTTATTTTTTGATCTTCACATTAGGCTAACACTTGCCCAAAGATTTGTGTCGTTTTCCAGTGGGTCTCGCGGTTAGGCTTTTTCGTTTAGGATATTCGGAGGTCCTGATCTCCTTTTCTATAGAATCAAACAGATAATCTAACGGTTGGTTATAAACCGTTATAGAATTTAGATAATTCCGAGCGCTAAGCGCATTGCATTGACTGCCTGTCTGGCTAGCTGGCCACCATCTGCGGAGTATTATGTTGAAGAGAGAAtgaatttaaataattgatATTATCTATTTTTAGGTTGTTGGATTATAAAGTTCATGTTGCAACGGAATTACGATATCCCCCACCACGGCAACTGATCTGTGGCCTGTTCTCTGTATGGTTAAATAGCCACACATTTAGTTGAATTAATTTATGGATTACAGATGTAGGTTAAATCCAATTTCAaatgtcactgtctgtctgtctggttgcaTGTCATTCAATCTGTGTATCTCTCTATCTTTTGTCCAAAAtgtaatagtgtgtgtgtgtgtgtgccacttTAACAGTTATCAGTGTCAAGTAGAGCTTCTGCTTTCACACTACTACCTCTCCACTATAAtcacctctttttctctctcaattTCAGTGCTTGTATGCATAATGTGGGTGTGTAtgagcgggtgtgtgtgtgtgtgtaggatgaGCAGGAGAAGGTAAACAATCTGAATAAACAGAGTTTACAGCTGTCTGTGAACTGATAATataacagagaggagagagagagtgagagagagagagagagagagagagagagagagagattgggagagagagtgtgaggaaCGCACataaggagaagagggagagatctAAAGAAACTTAACAGGAACTGCCTTTAACTGCCATattcaatatttgtatttatttattttatttatttattttaactttattttagcAGGAAGTCCCATTGAGACCAAGGTCATTTTTGCAGATGAAGGCTGCATTTCACAATAACCCTCAAGATCACCCATACAAAATGCATTCCAGAACATAGTACAATCGAACGTTTGGATTCTCTTCTTGAACACTATCTCTATTCTAGTTGTAGCTATTTGGCCATTTTATTAGTAACATATTATCTAAgatctctgtcttcctccagaAACGCTAGTCAAGGAGAACAACTGGATCCATGGATTCCCCTACTGACCTGTTTGGCTGTCAGTCCTCCCTGATCTCAGCCTTCGACCTGTACCCCAACCCCTCGAATGACCACGACCCCCCCAGACGCCCCACATCCTCCAGAGCGGGTGACGGAGCCCCGTACGTCGGGTCTAACCGATCCCCCCGACCCCCCTACCCACTCATCCACCATCTGCTTCAGCCAAGTGGCGCCCCCATGAGGGCAATGGGGCAATTACACCTGGACAGATACATGGGAGAAGAGGCGGAGGAAGAGGCGGAACGAGGGGcggaggtggaggaggatgagggTGTAGATGGAGGGGTTGTAAGGGAGGGTATAAGGGGGGGTGGGAAGAGGCTGAACAGTGACACCTTAGTGGCGGACTGGGGTCATGACATGCTGACGGTGAAGAGACTGAGGCTGGAGAGTTTGGtgaaaggagatggagagataggtttggaggaagaggaagaggaagaggagagagggaggaggtttgcagagagagggaacagggagagggggagggagggaaggaggagagagagggaggagctgAAGGAACAGTTGGAAGAGGCAAGAGAAAGACTGAAAGCCCTACAGGAGAAGGTATGGAAAGTGTTTGGAGGGAGGCCGgcacaggaggaggagaggaggagtggaggagaggaggatggagggatagaggaagaggaggagacagtggATTGCATAacggaagaggaggaggaggggggagaaatcgacaatttctctctctcctttctcccctcttctcccccccTCCACAGGCTTGCTAAACAAGACCCAAAAGTGAGGGATGATAAAGGAacgagggatgaagagaggagcTTAAATGGAGGAGGGGGTGTAGTCCTGGAGGGGGTGCTGGAACGGGCGGGGGTGTGGATGGGGTGTGGGGTGGTGAggggggagtgggaggggttTGGAGGAGGCGGAGTTGGGCAAAAGTTTGCCCAAGCTCTGAAACAGGAGTTGGGCGGAGCGGTAGCTCGGGTGATTGACAGGGTGCTTCGGCTGTACACCAAAAACCAGAGTCATCCTCCCTCAATTCACCCCTCCATCTTGTCgtgcagggagagaggggacgaGGGAGGGGCCGGGGGAGGAGTGTGGGCCTccctgagagaggagaggatgagtgAAGGAGGCGCTGTAGCACCTGACCAACCGGCCCCACGGCCAAATGAAGCTCCGCCCCCGCGTCCTCAAGCCCTCCGGGAACAATCCGAAGCGTTGCCGCTGGTTACGCGTCGATCTGACAGCCGCCGGAACACGCTTCTGCCTCCCAACAGCCACCCTGACAACCGCAACCACAACCCGCTCCTCCTATCACACGCCCTCCCTCCACTGCGCCAGCCTCACCCCGCCCGACTCCCCAGCCACCCCGCCCTCCCGCCCCCCTCTCCCTACACTCCCGCCGGTCACGgacctctccccctccctctcctccatttcACCATGCAGCAACTATTCGCTCGTTCGCTCTCCCACCTGCCTCCCCTGCACAAGGGGGACCTGATGAACTCTGACCCCTACATGGAGGGAAACCCTTTCCCCTCCACCCACGCCCCCTCGTATCCCCTCCTACCTCTGGCTCTGATTGGTGGATTGGACCGTCTGGATGGAGGGATGCAACACCAtcatgacagagagagagatggagggatgagaggaggaggagggggtggggatggagggatggattcTGGGATGTTCCTCGGACCGGgttcaatatctttttttttctcaagcgCACAGACGGAAAGGTCCAGAAAGTCTGTGTTTTCTCTTAATTTATCAATCCACCTGTATGTACTTCTtcgtgttgctgtgtgtgtgtgtatatgtgtgtatgtatgtgtgtgtatgtacagtatacagggaattcttagtttttttgctctgtattccagcGCTCCGATACAGTGACTATGgggttgaagtgcagactttccgCTTAAGTTTGTATCCATATCCgattaaccatttagaaatcGCAGCACATTTTGTAGATAGTCCTTCCGCTGTAGGACACCAAGGTACGTCATAAAGTGACTAAATCATGTCCGCTGTCCCTTTTTGCGGCTTAGTTGTTTAGAGTCAACGGTTTAATTGGGTTTCTGATTAGAATTAGGGTTTGGTTTggggattaggtttagggttaggattagtaaatACATTACGATGTTCCCATTAATATGgccgtgtgtatgtgtgcatgtgtatgtttaTAGGTAGATGTGGGGCCCTGATGgccccacaaagatagtaaagCCTGAAAAACCTGTCCCCACATGGTTTCTAGCAGGTCCCCATTAGGGAGAACACTGTTTCTGGCTTTGGGCTTACAGCTTTAGATTTATGCATTACCAGTTATGTTCAGAGTTTAGGCCTACGTTAGGTTTAGGCATGAATGTTAGGTTTTCTGAGGGTGAGGTTATGGGCTAGGGAAGCGGAatcatggatttctgggtcagggttaggtccCTACAAGGATGGAAAGacaaatgtgtgtatgtcttcatgtgcctgtgtgtgtgtgtgtgtgtctttgtgtgtgtatgtcttcgtgtatctgtgtgtgtgtgtgtgtctctgcactAGTCCTTAACCAGTATAACTCCCAGGAAGGCCTGTCACCCTGTCACCTGAAGAAAGCCAAGCTCATGTTCTTCTATGCCAGATACCCCAGCTCAAACACACTCAAGACTTACTTCCCTGATGTCAaggtatcacacacacacacagacacacacacacacagacacacacacacagacacacacacacagacacaaagacacacacacacaaagacaaacacagacacacacacagacacacacagacacacacacacagacacaaacacacagacacacacagaagcacacacagacacacaaagacacacacacagacacacacacacacccagacaggtAAACCACAGGACCTACTCAAACACAATACAATcaccatctttctctctttctgtctccctctgtttctcttctcctctctctctccattctctctctttttacacCCTAGTTTAATCGCTGTGTGACCTCCCAGCTCATCAAGTGGTTCAGTAACTTCCGGGAGTTCTTCTACATCCAGATGGAACGCTTCGCTAGGCAGGCTGCCCGGGACAACCAACCCAGGGATGGTGTGTCCTGCCCGGGTAGAGACAGCAGAGGGGTCCCCTTACGCCTGGGACGGGACACTGAGCTCTATCGAATACTCAACATGCACTATAACAAGAGCAACGACTACCAGGTATGATGCCtgtgtgttcctctgtctgttcctctgtctgtcacgCCTGCCTGTTTAGAGCTAGGCTACCAAGTAAGTGGGTACGTGGGTCCAGAGTTGGTGTCGGTGAAGTCAAGGATCTCTCTTACTCCCATTCTCCCTCCAGGTTCCGGAAAGGTTCATGGAGGTGGCAGATTTGGCCCTGAGGGAGTTCTACACTGCCAtccagacagggagagatagtGACCCCTGCTGGAAGAAATCCATCTACAAGATTATCTGTAAACTAGACAGTCCGGTTCCGGATAGTTTTAGGCTACCGGGCTGTCCAATTGGCTGAGGAGAGGATGCACAGAGACATTGCCAggaggacacatacacacacatatatgacacacacactcacacacaggacacattcacacacaaacaggataCACACAATCACTGAAAGTCCTGTACTGGATGTTTTGACACTGCCAGGCTGCCCTTCGGCTAAGGAGAGGACAAATATCCATGGGTGGACTGGCCATCTGGCATTTTGGGCCAAATGCCAGAGGGGCTAGTTCAGTTTTAGCCCAGCGGGCCTGTCAGACTTTTCTTGTGTACAGTTACAATGATCTGGGAAAGAAGGGGCCGTGTATTGGAAATAAAAGGGCTACTAGTGAGTCGCAGTCACCGGACAGACCATAAcagatgcaaacacacacatactcacatcAACAGATGCAGGAGCACTCACAGTGACCTGACGGAGAGCATTACAGTATGTTCGTTTAGCATACGTCGGTCTGATTTGGAACATGCAGCGGCGTCATTGTAAATAACGATTTGTTCTCTAGTAATTAAATACAGGTCGCAGAAAAACACACCACGGCACGCATGGCGAAGGCGGGGAAGCCCAGGAGGGCTCAAACCAACATTGAGTGTAAcggattataattttttaccaTTGCTGTCTGGCGGTCGCATGAATTACGACAGTGTTCCGTTCTGTCCCTGCTGTTGCCTCTGTTGGTCGTTACAGTTCGCTAGCTCTCCTAAGCTTTGTTACTTAATTCCCAAACTTGGTCTCAGTAGTATTAAACGGTTGCTTTCGCCAGATGGATGGACTGGGTTGCTTTTTCCTGTTGGTTCACTGAATTCGGAGAGGTTAGTCGAGCGCAGTATTAGAAGAGCTTTCCAGTAACATTTTAACCCATAGCGATGGAAATAGGTCTTGTCTTTGTGTCTGCTAACAGAGCCGTTGAGGCTTCTCTGTTCGTAAAGCTAATGTTGGTGATTTTCTGTCACCAGCAGCGCTGGAGTCCTGAAGCAAAATCTTGTGTGGCATTCATTTATCATGGGCTCTAGTTGGTGATGAtataaaaaagttaaaataatttacaagcCTATCATTCAATATAAAGAAGACGATTCCCCTGATCATTGGTTGAGAGCTCCCGACCCTCCAGAATCTGGCAAAGGACTGTGTTCGATAAAATCAAAACCACAATGTATCATTGCTGAATGGCTGATCTATAAACAGTGTTGAGTTGTAAGTTATGATGCCAggtgatttgtagatcagtAAGTCTCTAGTCACCTGCAGCGCTCTTGATCCTCCTCAATACCGCCAATGATAATGATAAATTCTGTTGCCCATAGTGACCATAGAATAAGGTGGTATGCTcctatacatttacacatttaagatatcttttttctttacatgtttactagtctcttgttttgttgttgttaagggtaaaatcaatcaaaaaaaaaatctttgtatCTCTTTGAAAGTttatatgaaaatgtgaaatgtgtgaTGTGCACATTTCCGTGATTTAACATCTAAATACAATTActagaataaaaataattataataactcTATTTCTGTGGTTTATAAGACACGATTCGTTTCTATATTACAAGATCTGTGCCTCAAAATCTTTTTGATGATTTCTTATGccccagcagacagacagaggtttgATGTGGTGAGGACTGAgaaacaaattgaaataaacTGAAAGACTGAAGAAGGCATTCTGGAGTGTGACTATGTGTGTTTATTCACTATGACAGGataattaacacacacacacacacatatcattctctctctccctccacctgtgAGTAGCAGTGAGTTCAGTAAGTTCTTGCTGGGGTGTGTAAGTTAGCCCCGTGGTCAATGTCAGGTGATTAGACTTAGTTACCAGTTGAACACCCTGTTGCTGCACTGTTAGCATTGGCTCccaggctacacacacacaggtcctgGTATTCCAGTGATGTGTCCAAACCACAACTGAATTGGTCCCTTGTATAATTATGCCTGTATCAGGCCTTCTGTGTGTTTGCTCCACAGACTATCAATGACATTTCAACTATCTACTAGCCCTAACCTTTTCCCTAACCTCAGCCCTCACATGAATGCTTAATCTGATCATAACTTTAGCAAGCAGTCCAGTTCTTTTTTGATTAACATTGTTTATGCGTGCATAACCTATAATCAGAATCACTACAATTCCTCAGTTACCTATGAAATTCTAtgtttgaaagtgagtggttttgatgacctGTGGTACAAATTGACACCTACCGTACCTGACAGAACTCAATGTTCTAGTTACCGTTTGTTGATAGTGTGTTAATTATGCAGTATGTTGTTTGATATCGTTTTTTTACAGGTTATTGATAGTTAATGGTTTGTTGATAGTTAATTGATATTTGCATAGTTTGTAGATATTGTGGCTATATCTATTTTGTCATATACAGTACAGACTTTCagtttgtgtgtaaaagaaagtTATTGATCTCAGCCAAACTCGTGGAATTAAGTACTGCTTTCTGTACTGAGTGTCTTGATCGAACAAGCTAGGGCTTGTGCTAGGCCTGTTTGTTGGGGGCGTAGGAGTGGAGTAGTCAACAAGCGAAGGCACTGCGGTAGATCATTATGATGGGGCAGGCATAAAAGACAGTGTGGAAGACCAGGAAGCATCAGATGCAAGGGGCAGGGCCTTACAGACCCAGGTTATGAAGCTGAGGCAAGTGCGGGCTCATCTGTCACGGGAGCACGCCTATTCCAAAAGTGTGAGTTCAAGCGTTTAGGTCTGTAACAATAAGGTACGGTTTGTGCTTTCAATAACACGGAACAAAGGGGCTTTCCAAAAAAACGACGttactctttctctcccaaAGCCTCCATTGCAAATCTAGAATTGCAACAAACAAGACCCATGTACCCTAATTACCTCATCTTTATATCGCTAAACCTAGGACCAGGACAGGTCGCCGAGTGGTTGTAGAAAGTTTGTGTTGGAACGTTGTCGATTTCAACGGTTTTCAAC from Esox lucius isolate fEsoLuc1 chromosome 24, fEsoLuc1.pri, whole genome shotgun sequence carries:
- the prox3 gene encoding prospero homeobox 3, producing MDSPTDLFGCQSSLISAFDLYPNPSNDHDPPRRPTSSRAGDGAPYVGSNRSPRPPYPLIHHLLQPSGAPMRAMGQLHLDRYMGEEAEEEAERGAEVEEDEGVDGGVVREGIRGGGKRLNSDTLVADWGHDMLTVKRLRLESLVKGDGEIGLEEEEEEEERGRRFAERGNRERGREGRRREREELKEQLEEARERLKALQEKVWKVFGGRPAQEEERRSGGEEDGGIEEEEETVDCITEEEEEGGEIDNFSLSFLPSSPPLHRLAKQDPKVRDDKGTRDEERSLNGGGGVVLEGVLERAGVWMGCGVVRGEWEGFGGGGVGQKFAQALKQELGGAVARVIDRVLRLYTKNQSHPPSIHPSILSCRERGDEGGAGGGVWASLREERMSEGGAVAPDQPAPRPNEAPPPRPQALREQSEALPLVTRRSDSRRNTLLPPNSHPDNRNHNPLLLSHALPPLRQPHPARLPSHPALPPPSPYTPAGHGPLPLPLLHFTMQQLFARSLSHLPPLHKGDLMNSDPYMEGNPFPSTHAPSYPLLPLALIGGLDRLDGGMQHHHDRERDGGMRGGGGGGDGGMDSGMFLGPGSSQEGLSPCHLKKAKLMFFYARYPSSNTLKTYFPDVKFNRCVTSQLIKWFSNFREFFYIQMERFARQAARDNQPRDGVSCPGRDSRGVPLRLGRDTELYRILNMHYNKSNDYQVPERFMEVADLALREFYTAIQTGRDSDPCWKKSIYKIICKLDSPVPDSFRLPGCPIG